DNA sequence from the Candidatus Schekmanbacteria bacterium genome:
CCGGAATAATAGCTTCTATATTTACTATGATGCTTGCACTTCCTAATAAAAATGAAATTTTATTGGCATCTGTGCTCTTTATAATTGCAAACGTCTTTTATGGTTTAAGCCTCACCTTCTACAATTCCCTTATAACTGATGTTTCATCTCCTGAAAACATTGGCAAGATATCAGGATTTGGTTGGGCAACAGGATATGCTGGGGCACTTTTTACTCTTGTACTTTTCTATCCACTCCTCAAAAATGGGATAAATGAAGGAAATATCCTAAATGTAAAGATTATTTTCATCCTAACAGGAATATTCTTTCTCCTTTTTATGCTTCCTCTTGCACTCTTTTATAAAGAACATTCTACGAAAAAAACAAATTCTTATAAACAAAACAATATTCTCATCTCTTCCTATGAGAGAGTCTTTGGAACAATAAAAAATGCTTCAAATCATAGAAACCTTCTTCTTTTTCTTGTTGCTTTTTTTCTATATAATGACGGCATCGCAACTGTAATATATTTCAGTTCAATTTTCGCGACTCAAACACTTGGATTTACAATCGATGAACTAATCGTATTATTTTTATCAATACAAATCAGCGCTATGGCAGGTGCTTTTTTGTTTGGCTTTTTAACTGATAAGATTGGGGCAAAAAAAGTCATTGTAATAACACTTCTCATTTGGACTACTGTAATTTCAATGACATATATAGTAGTAAACCATATTCTTTTTTTTATTATAGCCCTTACAGGAGGCATCGCTATGGGCGCCTGCCAATCTGCA
Encoded proteins:
- a CDS encoding MFS transporter, whose amino-acid sequence is MNNSTADLEKKKKVQDIKNLISWLSYDISETLFSLLIVTLIYAIYFRKIIASSSPYADFYWGLCGSLSMFIVAFSSPLAGAAADIKRERKNFLIISGIIASIFTMMLALPNKNEILLASVLFIIANVFYGLSLTFYNSLITDVSSPENIGKISGFGWATGYAGALFTLVLFYPLLKNGINEGNILNVKIIFILTGIFFLLFMLPLALFYKEHSTKKTNSYKQNNILISSYERVFGTIKNASNHRNLLLFLVAFFLYNDGIATVIYFSSIFATQTLGFTIDELIVLFLSIQISAMAGAFLFGFLTDKIGAKKVIVITLLIWTTVISMTYIVVNHILFFIIALTGGIAMGACQSASRSFMALNIPKERESEFFGFYSLYSRFSSIVGPFIFGIIASYTGNQRKAVLSTLIFFLGGLATILKVKENSDSLRKKEE